A single region of the Arthrobacter sp. PAMC25564 genome encodes:
- a CDS encoding dihydrolipoamide acetyltransferase family protein: protein MSETKVFLLPDLGEGLTEAELVHWLVAVGDEIRVDQPIAEVETAKSMVEVPSPYAGTVAVLHGEPGQILDVGKPLISVTPLGSVAAAADDAAPAPSPDGIAASSMPSGSGRPDATPGAASSAPAESAVESSAAAEVYREEEKAGSGNVLIGYGTPGGHGVARRSRAPKHPVVSPANQISAAEKAADDLLLMRTRVPGKLGAVISPLVRRMARDHGVDLGGLQGSGASGLIMRRDVEAVIKPNQVAETDEVQRLAVAPVETAAYVDARTGLGISGRTAVRGVRKAVAANMTRSRSEIPEATVWVDVDATALVEVRAALKKSDPHNAPGLLAFIARFVIAGLKKFPELNTRIVTTEDTAGGAMQEIVAFDGVNLGFAAQTDRGLMVPSVRNADKLSARELDAEIRRLTAVVREGKATPAELGSGTFTLNNYGVFGVDGSAAIINHPEVGILGVGRIIDMPWVVKGELAVRKVTELTLTFDHRVCDGATAGGFLRYVADAIENPGSVLADM, encoded by the coding sequence ATGAGCGAAACCAAAGTATTCCTCCTCCCGGACCTCGGCGAAGGACTCACCGAAGCCGAACTCGTGCACTGGCTCGTGGCCGTGGGCGACGAGATCCGCGTGGACCAGCCCATCGCCGAGGTGGAGACCGCCAAGTCCATGGTGGAGGTGCCCTCCCCGTACGCCGGCACCGTCGCCGTGCTGCACGGCGAGCCCGGCCAGATACTCGACGTCGGCAAGCCGCTGATCTCTGTGACGCCTCTTGGCTCCGTTGCGGCCGCCGCGGATGATGCCGCCCCCGCCCCTTCGCCGGACGGCATTGCTGCAAGCAGCATGCCGTCCGGCTCCGGAAGGCCCGATGCCACTCCCGGGGCGGCATCATCCGCGCCGGCTGAGTCTGCGGTTGAGTCATCTGCGGCCGCTGAGGTTTACCGCGAAGAGGAGAAGGCGGGATCCGGCAATGTCCTCATCGGATACGGGACTCCGGGCGGGCATGGGGTTGCGCGGCGGTCTCGGGCGCCGAAGCATCCGGTGGTCTCGCCTGCCAACCAGATTTCTGCGGCGGAGAAGGCTGCCGACGATCTGTTGCTGATGCGCACCAGGGTGCCCGGGAAGCTTGGTGCCGTGATCTCTCCGCTGGTGCGGCGGATGGCGCGGGACCATGGAGTTGATTTGGGGGGACTCCAAGGGTCGGGAGCCAGCGGGCTCATTATGCGGCGCGACGTCGAGGCTGTCATCAAGCCGAATCAGGTGGCTGAGACCGACGAGGTCCAGCGTCTTGCGGTTGCGCCTGTCGAAACCGCTGCCTACGTGGACGCCCGCACCGGCCTGGGCATTTCCGGGCGCACGGCCGTCCGCGGTGTGCGGAAGGCTGTGGCCGCGAACATGACGCGCAGCCGTTCCGAGATCCCTGAAGCAACGGTGTGGGTGGACGTGGACGCCACCGCGCTGGTGGAGGTGCGCGCCGCTCTGAAGAAGTCTGATCCGCACAACGCCCCCGGCCTGCTGGCATTCATCGCCCGCTTCGTCATCGCCGGGCTGAAGAAGTTCCCGGAACTGAACACCCGGATCGTCACCACCGAAGATACCGCCGGCGGGGCGATGCAGGAGATTGTGGCGTTCGACGGCGTCAACCTCGGCTTCGCGGCCCAGACCGACCGCGGACTCATGGTGCCGTCGGTGCGGAACGCGGACAAGCTCAGCGCCCGCGAACTGGACGCGGAGATCCGCCGGCTCACCGCCGTCGTCCGCGAAGGAAAGGCGACCCCCGCGGAACTCGGCAGCGGCACCTTCACCCTGAACAACTACGGGGTGTTCGGGGTGGACGGCTCCGCCGCGATCATCAACCACCCCGAGGTGGGCATCCTCGGCGTCGGGCGGATCATCGACATGCCCTGGGTGGTCAAGGGCGAGCTCGCCGTCCGCAAGGTCACCGAACTGACGCTCACCTTCGACCACCGCGTCTGCGACGGGGCAACGGCCGGCGGCTTCCTGCGGTACGTGGCCGACGCGATCGAGAACCCGGGGTCCGTGCTGGCCGACATGTGA